The DNA segment agattttttattaaatgaatgataattttataattatagtcTTGTTTGAGACTTCAACGTATCTTCTCCATGGATGAGCAGGAAACGAGACGTTCTACAGCAGAAGTGTTGATCCATTTGCATCCGGAAGGGAGATGAACGGACAAACTGAACCAATCACTGAATTTGCATTGGCGCTATTTCTAGCACACTTTGCATACTTTAGTCTCCTGAACATCGTTCACCTTCGACCTGGACGTCATATTAGTGAGAAGGGATGAAAATTATGCTTTGAAAAAACCTCAAAAGTTCATGAACATTCCTCCAGGAATCCGCAGCCCATTCCAGAGAAAGATGCATGAGACTGGTATATATTCCGTAGATTGATCTCGATGTACTTCCTGCACCACCCACATCACATTCAACATCGAAAAATCTGACGTTTGTTGCTTATTACTGCCTTATAAACGTGTGCTTTAAATAAAGTGTAAGATCTGTAGGAGGGGTGTAGAGTGCTGGGGAGGTTTCACTTTAGCAGTGGggggccacacacacacacacacacacacacacacacaccacacacacacacacacacacacacagggacttTCCATGGTCACTCATGTGAGAGGCCTTTGAGGGCTGAAATGTGAAACCCCTTTGTGCCGCAATGAGCCTCAGCCATAACACCCACAAACTAGtgtctcaccacacacacacacacacacacacacacacacacacacacttaaaaaattgtactctttaaaaaaattttttttttttaagggctgCATTTATTCAGCTTTTTCCGTCAAGTGACTTTAAAACTGATGCATGTGCAAAACTTTTTTATCTGTGGTATATAAATATCTGAGTTGCGTCTGTATATTTGCAGTGAGTTTGCAGCGAACATTGGTATCGTATGCAGAATGCGTAGGATAaacgtggtgtgtgtgttaaacgCGGCGTAACATCATCGCAGGGACGATTATAAATAAAcggcaaaatgtaaataagcatCGTGTTTCTGCCACAGAGGGAATTTCAGAGGAGACGCGTGACAGCCTGCGAGTGTGTTGACTCTCTCCTAATACTGAATGGTGTGTATGCAGgctacactgacacacacacacacacacacacacacagtggaaagCCCCTAACTCACATCTAAATGTAGCAGTAGGCAGTAAGTCTGCAGGCCTGCACTCTATTTACATCTGCAAACTGAGTGTCTGAGGGAAAAACAGCATACACTGAAATTGATTTGGAATTATATGcatgcagttttatttctaaatatatatttaatacctTTTAATACCTCCTAACATGCTGACCTGGTGTCAATCTGCTTTTATTCCATGCACAGCTCTGTTATCACATGTGGCACAGTAAAGCTGAAAACGTCACTCTCCAATTTGGTCTCGGCTTTGATGGGTGTCGTCACTGTAGGAGTCTGACACACACTGTAAATGGAGTGATGGGATTGCCTTTTctgagactgacacacacacactgctcacgtGTCCAAAATAAGGACAAAGACAGCTGTCCTAATACTCGTCTAACATGGGACACACTGCCTACCCAAACAGCTGGATTACACGAAGCAGCTGCTGGGAATAAATCTCTTGATGGATCGTGTGAGTATTTTTATGTGCAGTGTTTATATCCTCATCTGTACAATAAGGATTTTTATAATCATGTTTTTAGTTCCTGCTCTATTGTCAGAGCAGTTAGTGGGTAAGCAGCTACATGAAGTGTGAAGCGGTGAtatcaacacacacaaatatgacGTCGCTGCCATCTGGTGGTCACTGATGGtaaataaacatatactgtttatttactctttatatactgtttatttactttccatatactgtttatttactctccaaatactgtaaataaacatatactgtttatttactctttatatactgtttatttactctttatatactgtttatttactctttatttacTCTCCTCACTGCTGATCTTGTGTCTCTGATACTGTTCTGATACACACGTGTGTGAGTTTTCTAAGCTTGGTGACAGTAATGTGTAATTCCTGAAGGGGGCGTATGTGCAGATGtgttaaggaaaataaaaaaacaaacctccGGTGTGGTCTTATTGAAGACATCCTGACCCTCAATCACATCCTCCATCACTCTGTGTTTTAGCTGAACGTATTCATCGTCCGTCAGCTGGATGgactccagttgtgtcccacagCTCTGACACACTCCCCTATCCAACAAAGCAAACGCAATCCATATCACGTGTACAGCATTTCAGATCTATAACCGAATCTTTCTAAGAACTGTATATTACTCCagatttactaaaataatctgcGTTTACTTTAATAATCCCACACATGTGCACAGAATCACATCAGAACTGTAGGAaagtaaaatgaatgaatttatcTACACACCGGGGATCCACAGAAGTAAAGGTTCCTCTCCAGTTCTCATCTGGTAAACTgtaaaaggatttaaaaaaacacaaacaacttCAGAGCTCGGCTTAGACATAGTGCTGTAAAAGAGAACTCATTAATACAaacagcaacaataaaaaagtgtgaggATGAGAAGAATAATAAACatccattttaatatttattttcatttattttcttagtCTACTTGCTCACCTGTTTCTGCACATTTCTACACTGCCCAAAACCTTTCTATTTATCTGTAATACTTATTTACACTTATATAATACAttctgtacatatatttgtacATCCATGAATCCAAGGAAATTTGAGTTACTGCTGCGATGAGAGATTTAAGTTCAGGTTTCTGAGAATTTCGGATTCTGTTCCACCCCTTTTGTGATGCATTTGCTCACCTTTCAAACCACGCTTTAATGCTCCTGCTCAGCTTCTCCTCCGGGTAAATCTGGTTTTCTCTCATGTAGTTCAGGATGGCCAGGAGTTGGTCTGTGTGTGCACGCTGACTCACACCACTTTCAAACAAACACCGCCATGTTTCCTGATTGGGTGTCAGTCCCTGATCCATCAGTTCACCATACAGACTCCAAGCAGTCTCCCTGTCTCCATGAAGAACAGCCCCGGTAACAGCATCCCCATAATTCCTGGATGATGGGGCGATAACCTTCTTCAAGTCTTCCAGGATGATCAGGGCTTCCCTCCAGCGCTCGGTCTGACTCAGGCCTTTCACAAACAAACTGTATGCTCCAGTGTCCAGAGTCTTATAGCAGCTCTTCATGATGTCGTAAACATCTGAAACCTCTGAATGATGGCCACCGGAAACACACAGTGCCAGATACTTGAGCAGGAGCTCATACGGCAAGGTTTTGTTTTCAGCAGCTACGTAGTTGAGGAGAGATTTCGCGATGCTGATGTCAGTGTCAGCAGACAGCATTCCTTCTATCATCCTCAACTCGAATCGCTCCGGCCTGGAAATCCTGCTTTTTAGATCTCTCCATTCTGAAGTGCTCAGAACACGATCAGGAATCTCAGCTATCAAAGCTGTGCGAACTTTCTGTGATCCAGTGTTGACCTGATCCTGACCTGATCCTGATCTCTTCTTTAAAATCTCAGCAGTTCTTCTGGCATTGCCGGCTGCAAACACTGACTTTGGGAAGGACGTTCTCTCCGTGTGTTTGGTTGCATGATGCTCTGATGGTCTTCTCTCTCGTTTGGTGCAGTAAGGGTGATTATTAAGGTTTTGCAGGGTATGCTGGTGATAAGGAGGCCGCCTAAGTAGGGGGCACAGGTGCTTGAGACTAGTCcttgaatttattattataaaggaTCCCATTGCAAACTGTAGGTTTCTGGATGCTTTTACAAAGTTGTGGAAACACTAATACATTCTGAGATTTTTATGATAAATGAATTTAAGATCTTGTTAATGACCTTTTGTTCATCATGTGTTTATAACAAACCAGGTGTCACTGAACGCACCTTACATTCACACTCATTACAAAtaaaccgctaacacacacaaaatgagaTAAAAATGATTAATCAGACCATATCGGGGATTCTTCTGCGTCTCTTATTTCTGTTAAAACAGAGTTCAACAGCATTTAAACatctcaaatataaaataaacctgaAAACACTCCAAAACTCCTCATGTGGGTACCATCAGCAATGAAGCGACCGGGGTGACGTCACCGGCATCGCGCCGCGTACTGATACGTCATTATTACGCGACCAAGGCGGAAACGTAAACAACAGCCGGTTAAACCTTCAAGACGGGAAAGTAAACGTTAGGTTTATTATGGAAAACTCGAAAGATGCAAATTTGACAAGCGGCAAAAGTGAACACTGGAAAGATATTCTGAAAAGGAGACTTGCATCGACCAAACGTGGTGTGATATTTATTATACTTCTTTAATACGATGGTTTGCGATTCATTCATAATTATCATTGAACCTTAGCAACGACATTTGCATACTTTTGCTGGAGAAATGTCCGTAAATGTTCAAAAgtctttacacactttataaACTCTCCACAAAAAGAATCTCTTCCGACCATGTATCTCTTTGTTTTACAGACCTCATgagtgaagaagagaagaaagctGAGGAGATTGAGCTCTTCACTAAATATTACAGTGAATGGAAGGGAGGAGGGAATACAGATGGGAGCTTTAAACACATCCCACGCTTCTACTACAGAGTCAGTGTACTTTTCTTCCTGCATGCCTGGAGTTTCATATCATTCTGATGAGCATCTTGGACCTCTGGGGAAAGAGAGCAATCTTGTTCTTATAGCTATCTTTTTCTTATTCTATAAGAACAAGATTGTCTCTGAGCTTCAGTTCTTTGCTTTACCcagtttattactattatatctTGTTTAATTTGTAAATTCTTAGATGGATATTACTTTTATACCgattcttttttataatttctgttgctttttttctctataTAATTTTCTTGACCGTCTGTCGTCGATGCACATTAACTGTCAGTGTTTATGGACAGCTTCCTGCAGAGGATGAAGTGCTTCTGCAGAAACTGCGAGAGGAGTCGAGAGCCGTGTTTCTGCAGAGGAAAAGCAGAGAGCTTCTCGACAACGAAGAGTTACAGGTGAGGAAGTGTCCTGTTCCTCTTTTCTCCTATTGCCTTCTTTTGTCTCAATATGACTACCCAGGataaatacagattaaataaatcattgaaTTTCAGAGTAGAGAAAATCTATATAATCTATGTagtgaaaagaaatatattacaaTCAGGCTAATGCACGAATTCTATATGCTGTTTGAAAAGatgcaaattaaaatgtaaaataatctaATGTTGAATGTAATATTTAGCATTTATGCCTTTTTTCCCTCTACAGAACCTCTGGTTTCTTCTCGATAAACATCAAGTGCCTCCTACGAGCGGCGACGAAGCCATGATCAGCTACGAGAGCTTCCTGAAGGTCGGAGAGAATGCAGGAGAAAAGTGCAAGTATGTGTACAGGTGGACGTGAGCTGTGAGATACGAAGtgtttaatgttaataataaaactcCTCGTTTTCTCGTCCTCAGACTCTTCTTTACTGCCAGAGTGTACGCCAAGCTGCTGCATAACGACCCATACGGACGCATCTCCATTATGCAGTTCTTTAATTATGTGATGAGaaaaggtgagtgtgtgtgtgtgtgtgtgtgtgtgtgtgtgtgtgtgtgtgtgtgtgagagtcacaCACATGAACATTTTAAGGCTTAGTATAATATGTATAGAGTGTAATATGtgtcctctcttctctcttctctcctgtGCTGTTTTGTCATCAGTGTGGCTTCACCAGACGAGGATCGGTCTGAGTCTGTATGATGTCGCGGGACAGGGCTTTCTCCGCGAGTCTGTGAGTATCCTCAGACCCACAAATCTCTCCAGACAAATGCTTTATGCTTGTAAAACTTAATAGTAAAGCTGACTCCATCCGGAAACATCTAGGCTTTGTGAGAGCAGCGGGATGTGATGGTGTGATCTTCACAACACACTGAATTCTCTGAGACTTTTGAGTCTTTCAGCTCcatcaccactcacactaacaccCCAGGGGTTTTCTGTCTGCTCAGAACAGagctttacatttaaatgtaatattcctATTAGAGGAAAAGAACAGCAGATTATAAATTTGTTTGTggagaagtaaaaagtaaaacgACCATCTACTGACGTGTGTTTGTGCGGTTTGTGAACACAGCAGAACAACGTCTCCTGTTATTATTGTtccctttttttgtctttaggaTTTGGAGAACTACATCCTGGAGCTCATCCCGACTCTGCCTCAGTTGGACGGTTTGGAGAAatccttttattctttttacgTCTGTACGGCTGTGCGcaagttcttcttcttcctcgaCCCTCTGCGCACGGGTTCGTTACTGCACTTTATccactctctcattcacaccgtacaaatacacacactgtacagattCAGGACACGATTCAGGGCACTTCTACATAAAAGTGTAAACTGGTGTGTGGGGGGTCAAGGAAAGATATACTACAgagaatataaagaatatatagaATTAAACTTGACTCATGTAACCAAATAGCTGAATGTGTTTCTAAATCTTTttaggtaaaataaaaattcaggaCATCCTGGCTTGCAGTTTTCTGGACGATCTGCTTGAGGTAATGAAGATTTATGCATGAACACTGAAGCCGCGTGTTTTAAGACTCTGATGAATTtgattataatgtaaatatatttatctgAAGCTCAGAGATGAAGAGCTGTCCAAGGAGAGTCAGGAGTCCAACTGGTTCTCCGCTCCATCTGCACTCCGCGTTTATGGtaaaaatagagaaagaacAAAGCTCTGATTAgtatttgttttaaagattattttaaattgtgtgtgtatgtgtgtgtgtaggtcaaTACCTGAACCTAGATAAAGATCATAACGGGATGCTGAGTAAAGAGGAATTGTCTCGCTATGGCACAGGAACCTTAACCAGTGTTTTCTTGGATCGTGTATATCAGGAGTGTCTGACCTACGATGGGGAAAtggtgcacgcacacacacacacacacacacacacacacacacacacacacacacacacacacacgtgttctTAGGTTTCCTATGAATAAAGTGCATTTACTTTGTGTTAGAGACTGTGATCCTCATTGTGTGTTTCAGGACTATAAAACGTACCTGGACTTTGTCCTGGCTCTGGAGAACAGAAAGGAACCGGCAGCACTGCAGTACATCTTCAAGCTGCTGGACATGGAGAACAGGGGCTTCATCAACGTCTTCACTCTCAACTACTTCTTCAGGGTCAGAAGATGATTTCGGTTCATTCAGTTTTCTTCCTGTATTACACTGAAATGTACTGCTGCTCAGGTTGTGTTCCAAACACTGGGGTTTAGTAGAACATGAACGTGGATgtcatatattataattaaagttgtatataattattaaacattatagcTGATTAAAAGTGTGCGCTGTGTTGTAAGTGTGTGacataactgtgtgtgtgtgtgtgtgtgtgtgtaggccatCCAGGAGCAGATGAAAATTCATGGACAGGAGCCTGTGTCTTTTCAGGATGTGAAGGTTTGTGACCTTTGATATCATGACAAATTCTCATCTTAGCACTTTCCCTTGAAACTCAGCTCAGAAAAGTGAGTAcaaatctctgtgtgtgtgtgtgtgtgtgtgtgtgtgtgtgtgcgtgcatgcatgcAGGACGAGATCTTCGACATGGTGAAACCCAGAGACCCGTATAAGATCACGCTGCAGGACCTGGTGAACAGCGGTCAGGGCGACACGGTCACCAGCATCCTCATCGACCTCAACGGCTTCTGGACCTACGAGAACCGAGAGGTGCTGGTCACCACCGACGAGAGCAGCTCGGTCGACTTAGACGACACGTGACCCACAGAAAACACTGCAGGAATTAAAACCTGGACATGATTAGATGCAGTCTGGGTTTGTAggtgtttgtttaattaaaattatcGTCGGTGCtgaaattattggcacccttggaCAGACCGGGTAAAAAATACTGACCTTTAgttcaaatacatttattttaaaaaatataaagaaaacgagaaaaataaatttgtagtgtctgtgaaaagtgtggaaacaccgaCTGTTTTATTTTGAGGCACATACACgatccttttgtttctatgcaacaagcTCGGTAATGTTACACTTGATtcactttgaccaaacaaatatataataattattattatattaatatatatgtccagatgttccactttattttcctaaaaattcctccacttacacacacactgcatccgaaCAGTTCATTTCtataaacattcagctgaaacacaCCTCTGGTAAAACTCACCAAAGATGTTCTGCACTAGTTGGAGATCTTCTCTTCTGGTAGAGACACAAATATCACATTTCGATTCAACAGAACTTTTCCCCACTCAGTCACGGTCCAattactgtgtgtttttgtcttttaccaagtttgttgcatagaaacaacaggaacacacacacacacacacacacatacgtgtctaaaaaaacagaaatgctgaaTGTTTCCACATTATCACAGTTGCGGAATAAATGTGGctttaaaaagtacatacattaaaaatgtttgatgtATATGTTAAAAAAGACCTTGTGTAagaatattattaaatgtaagagttaaaaagaaaatgataaaataaaagtttcccCGTCTGTACTAAGTGAGGGTGGAGGTAAAACTGGATGAATTCGTATACAATTTACTTTAACAGATTTTTacattgaacttttttttattaaagaaagccACATTGTTAtatacgtctttttttttttttttttaaacgagaTCAATCATGTTACAGAGTCGTGCATTTAAAGAAGTGTACATGAATAAATTATACAGTTTGTTGAAGTTGTGTGTTGTGATTAATGTAAACACAGTGAACATCTCAATTTCCTCATTTTTATACCcgaataaaacacatttcagaaAGGGAAATGATTTCATCAGTTATTAATGGCcagtaatacaaataataatagtaataatattttatatcactagtgttgtgatgtaataatCCTTCAACCTGCTCATTACATCCCAGTACTTCACTTCTGTCATCACTTCTCTACAACGTCcacaaaaaatgaataaaaaaataaaataaaacaggtgACTCttattaaacagtaataaataataaaaagtaaaggcGTGTCAGATTCATTTAGTGTGTGGTTATTTGAACTAAACCCCTATTCTGTTTTCATTGGTCAAACCAACCGTTTCAGTCACTCATGATCTGATCTGATTGGCCGACGTGAAACTACGGACGAATCAGAACTCGCGCTACTGAAAACACATTCAAATCACAGCAACTTTGTGTAACAGCGAtgatgttttacattttctctcCACACTCAGATTGATCCTGTgtgtatgaatatgaaatgaagATTGTATATGTTTCCTGCACAATGTGATCAGGGAAATCGAGAACGTGGGGAAAAAGGGTTGCCACGGAAACAGAAATCTCGAATGAGGTTTGAATACTGTTTCTCGGGCGGGTATGAGAGTAAACAACGagacatagtttttttttatttgtttatagttACGTATAGTTACAAGTGCGTTCCTGTTCTTGAggacattatagcagctataaacacacaTTCCCTCACTGGCctccattttttcccttttttcgaAAAAACGCAGATTTACAGAGACACAGGAAAGACGTGTAAACGCCTCTGAAAATGAACCGAATCGGATCAGTGAACAACTGTATTGGGTTTGTTTTGTGTGCTACATAAGGACGAATTCCGTCTCATCTCACACGTGTAAAATCACAACGCTCATAAAagacacacagttacacacagagGTGTAGAAATGTACAGAGTGCACTCGGTTTTGATAGTTTTCTTGGTTAAATGCGATCAGAAATGAATCAGTGATGTCATTGAGTCTGGTTTTATattatgatatataaatatataacaggtAGAGAGATCATAAGAGAAGGCACTGGATCATGAAGACTCCTGTTCCACTTCGAAGCTCATGTTGACGAAGGAACTCTTCCCTTCGGGCTGCTCCACTGTCGGATTCTGCTCTTCGTCACGTTGCCGATTGTCGAAACGTCGCTGGGCTTCTTCAGAAAGACGATCTTCCTCCTCGGCCTCTTCCTCCTGAGCAAACCGAAGTCAAAGTGTTTTCTAAACTGTGCTGAGAGCTTTCTAAATTAGAGGTCGACCCATTTTTTCAGATTTGCTAATTAATCGGCACCAACAGCTGATTGTTATCGGCAAAAATTCTAACCGATTTGCGTAGAGAGCGGCccctagaggcgaatcactgacgctGCTTGAAGTgtctctttttattcatttatggaTGTaactgtttgtatttatttaaagtgttacTTTCTGTTCGTATGTTCTTTTTATCcagtattttaaaaactaacGGTTAATTATTCGGTTATCGGCAAATACGGTCCGACCTCGATATCAAATCCGCTATCATTCGACCTCCAATCTAaatgtacaaacacacaaacatacacatgcaGTACACATTGAAAGTGTACCTCTTTCTTCATCCTGTAGTACTCATCAATTGCGTACTGATACTTGGGCGTGGTGATGCCCAGGACTGACGCCATTCTCTCTCCCAGATAATCACACactaaaagcaaaaacaatcaGCGTCACCGACACAAACCCACACGGAGTCAGAGGTTACACCTGAAACAGGGGTGATGATGTGCTCTGTGGTATCACATCTATACATTTATCTGTGTAAGAGCAAAACATTAATGCAGCTGTGAATCTCTGCtcaagattatatatatatatatatatatatatatatatatatatatatatatatatatatatctaaagtcggagacacacaattgtatcggacgtcttcagatgcaggagcatgaacattttctcttcacttgaaccaggagacccaaaatctgttccagcatggcaatgctcccgtgcacaaagccagctccatgaagatctgctttacatgggttggagtggaagagctcCTGTTATATTGCTAGAAGCACATATCtgtcttatagtcaggtgtccaaaaacttttggctATAAAGTGTATGCCTGTGtatatgtgaataaaaatgttgaatcCAGGAGGCTTCTGCAGGGACGAGGTGGTGATGTGCTGGAGGTGCTTTTGCTGTTACCTGAGATGGTGCTTGTTGCCACTCTCCACATGTGGAACCAGAAATATGGACCCCACGTCAATTTAgactagaaacacacacacacacacacacacacacacacacacacacacacacacacacacacagtgagccAAGAAAACTGACTGAGAtgttacacagtaaaaacacacacacacacacacacacacacacacacacacacacacacacacaccggatcGATGGTGTTCATGGCGTTCTGTTTGCGCCgctcctcttcatcttcctcctcctcctcgtctgTGCTGAACTCCTCCATCATCTCACCGCTGGCAAAATAAATAGTTCTGCGTGGCGTCTTCTGCTTCTTCGCCGGGTTGCCGAGCTCCACACTCTCGAAGTCCTTTACCACGCTCGAGCTCtgcaacatcatcatcatcatcacagtaagactattaacacacacacacacacacacacacacaactattacattttctattttaaacaTCCTCTGTTATTAGCCCTTGTTTGTGCACTTTTCTGGTCACAGGCTTCAGGATGCTGAATGTGCAGTCTGACTCGGAGCACATCCATGCGCTGGTCTCTTGCTGTAAAAACCTGAGAAATATATTACAGAAACTTCTTGTGAGATTTCTGCAGATACGAGGGATCTGAACAGGATCCACTATGTTTCAGGATTTATGAAGGAAAACAGATTACAAGAAATTTAATCCGTCATCAGTCACGACCTCAGGATCAACATCACGATCATCCATAGAAAGAGGAAGGTCTCTGTTTTTCTCACAGTGACTCTGTGAAACAGGGCTTTCACTTGTCATGTATaaattacagcacaatgaaacTCTTTCTTCGTACATCTCAGCGTGGTAGGAAGCTGAGGTCCAAGCACAAGGTCAGCTCTGATACATGATGAGCAGAgcaggttaagggccttattTAAGGGCCAAACAGTGGGAGCTTAAAtcccacaaccttctgatcagtcaTCCAGAGCCTCCACCGAGGAGCAACAGCTGAGATCACTGTTCCTCCAAACTTTAAGAACTGAGTTTTATTTTGCACTGGGCTgagagacgagacgagacgagacgagacgagacgaggaGCCTGAAGCTTTGTTGCCAGAAAAGTGTACAACCATAAACAATATCAATGTGTCAAACAAATTGCAATgtataaaggtttttttctttttactgtacatgtttgtctgtaactagtgtgtgtgtgtgtgtgtgtgtgtgtgtgtgtgtgtgtgtacaaaccCTAGTTAAACATTTCTaatcattaaatacaaaatattgcttGACAGCTTCAGCCCCAGAAATCAGGGTGTGGCTCTGTATAGAAATGATTGTGATACTTTgtgtttacacaaaaacatcTTATACCGTATTTACCACAAACACGTCCTGTTAACATAATAAAACTTGACcgattaaaatataatattatttaataac comes from the Silurus meridionalis isolate SWU-2019-XX chromosome 8, ASM1480568v1, whole genome shotgun sequence genome and includes:
- the fam177a1 gene encoding protein FAM177A1 isoform X1, with translation MCLWDKLWNLRNLTVMMMMMLQSSSVVKDFESVELGNPAKKQKTPRRTIYFASGEMMEEFSTDEEEEEDEEERRKQNAMNTIDPSKLTWGPYFWFHMWRVATSTISVCDYLGERMASVLGITTPKYQYAIDEYYRMKKEEEEAEEEDRLSEEAQRRFDNRQRDEEQNPTVEQPEGKSSFVNMSFEVEQESS
- the ppp2r3c gene encoding serine/threonine-protein phosphatase 2A regulatory subunit B'' subunit gamma, which codes for MENSKDANLTSGKSEHWKDILKRRLASTKRDLMSEEEKKAEEIELFTKYYSEWKGGGNTDGSFKHIPRFYYRLPAEDEVLLQKLREESRAVFLQRKSRELLDNEELQNLWFLLDKHQVPPTSGDEAMISYESFLKVGENAGEKCKLFFTARVYAKLLHNDPYGRISIMQFFNYVMRKVWLHQTRIGLSLYDVAGQGFLRESDLENYILELIPTLPQLDGLEKSFYSFYVCTAVRKFFFFLDPLRTGKIKIQDILACSFLDDLLELRDEELSKESQESNWFSAPSALRVYGQYLNLDKDHNGMLSKEELSRYGTGTLTSVFLDRVYQECLTYDGEMDYKTYLDFVLALENRKEPAALQYIFKLLDMENRGFINVFTLNYFFRAIQEQMKIHGQEPVSFQDVKDEIFDMVKPRDPYKITLQDLVNSGQGDTVTSILIDLNGFWTYENREVLVTTDESSSVDLDDT
- the LOC124390469 gene encoding mitochondrial ribonuclease P catalytic subunit; this encodes MGSFIIINSRTSLKHLCPLLRRPPYHQHTLQNLNNHPYCTKRERRPSEHHATKHTERTSFPKSVFAAGNARRTAEILKKRSGSGQDQVNTGSQKVRTALIAEIPDRVLSTSEWRDLKSRISRPERFELRMIEGMLSADTDISIAKSLLNYVAAENKTLPYELLLKYLALCVSGGHHSEVSDVYDIMKSCYKTLDTGAYSLFVKGLSQTERWREALIILEDLKKVIAPSSRNYGDAVTGAVLHGDRETAWSLYGELMDQGLTPNQETWRCLFESGVSQRAHTDQLLAILNYMRENQIYPEEKLSRSIKAWFESLPDENWRGTFTSVDPRGVCQSCGTQLESIQLTDDEYVQLKHRVMEDVIEGQDVFNKTTPEELESFKSFVKKRPAFDVIIDGLNVANITPKCVKSETLLAVVSELQGLNILVLGRKHMQHPSRNWNRHDMNQIKQKAHCFFTENISEDDPFLLYAALHSGNHCNFVSRDLMRDHKACLPDSATRRLFFKWQRGHQLVLNNFIPGKKIRFQRTSVYDTVVQNSGRTWHVPYDENGGERSTYEVPQRWLCLCNDV
- the fam177a1 gene encoding protein FAM177A1 isoform X2; this translates as MAELSLFVTNANVSLGQTMEPEKSSSVVKDFESVELGNPAKKQKTPRRTIYFASGEMMEEFSTDEEEEEDEEERRKQNAMNTIDPSKLTWGPYFWFHMWRVATSTISVCDYLGERMASVLGITTPKYQYAIDEYYRMKKEEEEAEEEDRLSEEAQRRFDNRQRDEEQNPTVEQPEGKSSFVNMSFEVEQESS